The nucleotide sequence CAGCCCTATGTCGAATCGGGGCAACTGCAGTTGTTTACCGACACGGTTGTGGCTTCCGTCGACACTGACGAGAATTTAGTCACCTCGGTGACAGCCATTCGCCACATTCCCACCCGCCCCGAGTTAGCGGGCGGTGGGCGCGGCAATCTGTCGGAGTATTTTTTGGATTGGTACGATCCGGCCCCTTCAGCGGATTGGGATAAGGAGGAGATCGCCTTCGTGCCCCCCAGCGATCGCGCTAATACTGCAGTAGTACCCTGGATGGTTATCGATGCCACCGAAACCGGCGAACTGTGGCCTCTCGCTGACGTTCCCTATTTGCTCGGAACCGACAATCTGGCCGCCTATTGGGAGCCCTCTGCCAAATCCGAAGCCGCCACCCCCTACTGCACGCAGGGTTTTACCTACACCTTTGTAATGGAGCGGACGGCGACTCCCCAAGTCCACATCAAGCCGGACTTTTACGACAATCCCGAGCACGGACGCTATTACAGCTTCGAGCAAACCCGATTCAATTTTGCCAATGTGTTCACCTATCGCCGCATTCGCGGGCAGGTGGCTGCGGGCAGCATCGACAACGAGGTACAAGCGGCAACAATTCGAGTGGGCGATCGCTCGATGCAGAATTGGACTTGGGGGAATGACTGGCGCATTTCCACGCCCGATCGCAATTTCATCTTGACTCCAGCGCAGTTGGAGGCATCGGGACAGCTCGAACCTGGGGGCTGGCGGGGGGGATTGCGGCCCGAGGCGCTGCGATGGGGAGAACAGCACGCACTGGGCTATTTCTATTGGCTGGTGGTGGGACGCACTGACTTTTTACTGCAAGACGATCCCGAGTTTGAGAAAGCCTACCACTTTCGCCATCGACTAATGCAGGGGGCCGATGCGCCGATGGGGACGGCTAGCGGGTTGTCGAAATACCCTTATATCCGCGAAAGTCGGCGGCTATTGGGGCGACCTGGCGTAGGGTATCCCGAGGGTTTTTTGATTTACGAAAGCGATATTTCGGTGGAAGCGTCGGATTTGCAACGGGGGCGTCCGTTTGTCTTTACCGATTCGTTGGGCATTGGGCAATATCCGATTGATTTTCATGCCTGCGTGCAGCCAGAAGATTTTTCTCCCGACCCGTTGGACATTGATTACGAGGGGGTGATTTTGAGTTACCCCTACCAGATTCCGTTGCGAGCTCTGATTCCGCAGAAGATCGATAATTTGTTGGCGGGGGCGAAGAATATTGCTGCCACGCATATTGCGGCGGCGTCTTATCGAGTGCATCCGGTGGAATGGGCGATCGGATCGGCGGCTGGGAATGCCGCTGCTTTTGCGCTGGCGGAAGATGTGTTTCCGGCAAGTTTGGTGGAAGGGTTGCCGACGGAGTTCGAGCAGTTGCGATCGCTCCAGATCCAAGTTGAATCGCTCGACAATCCCATTACTTTTCCCGGCACTTCAATTGTGGAAACGGATTGGGCTGACTTTCGTTAGGCTGAATTAGATCGTATTTGGATCGAGTCCTAATTCCCTTAGCTTTGCGGCGAGGCGATCGGTTCGCTGCTGGGCCTGCTGAACTTCCCGCTGGGCCTGTTGAGCCTCCCGCTGGGCCTGTTGAGCCTCCTGCTGGGCCTGTTGAGCCTCCTGCTGGGCCTGTTGAGCTTCTTGCTGGATCTGTTGAGCTTCTTGCTGGGCCTGTTGAGCAGCTTCCAGTGGTGTAGGGACTAATTGTTCGTCTGGGGTAAAAAAGCGCAGTTGAGACTCGTGAATGCCCAGATATAAATCGAGCTGTCGGCTCCAAAGGTAGCCTGCTTCGTTGGCAGAGATGGGTTCGTAAGTGCCGCCAATTAATAGGAAGCCTGCAAACTCCAGTGTGTTTGGGTCAAACCAGAAATATTCCGGCGTGCGAAACGTATCTTGATAGAGTTGCTTTTTCGTTCCCCGATCGACCTGAGCCGTACTCTCCGATAAAATCTCGACGATCGCATTGGGATATTTGCCCTCTTCCTCCCAAACCACCCAACTTTTGCGGGAGCGCCGCTCCGTGCCCAGAACAACAAAAAAGTCCGGTCCTCTAAAGTCTCTAGATTTAATTTGTTTGGGACTAAAATATATCGTCAGATTACCAGAGGCAAAATAATCATCTCGGTCTTGCCAGAGCCAATCTAAACAGCTAATCAGCAACAGCATCTGGCGTAAGTGGGCATCGCTTTCCATCGGCGGCTCGTCGCTGTATAGCTCCCCCACAGGGAGACTCAAGATTTCAGGAACTTGAGGATCTTGCGTAGTCACCATAACCATTACTCTGGGAATCAATCCATTCTAAGCGATAGTTTGGCTGAGCCCTGCTGCTAATGGAACACTTGCGATCGCAGCATTCCGGCTTGTAGATCGCGTCATAAACCCCGCCTAAGTAGAGACCCGTAGTTTTGAGAATGTGTCTATTAGACCCTCTCACTAGCGCTGTGGTTTGCTGCATTAGCCCCCTAAATCCCCCATTCTGGGGGACTTGAGTACAGTTCCAGTTGAGAATTGGAAGGCGGGGAAGGCGATGGAGATCGGGATGATTAAAGTTGTAGAACGAAGCCAATAGCCTCTCGGAAGTCCCCCACTGGTGGGGGATTTAGGGGGCCGAGTGCAATGCCTGAAAACTCCAGATCTCAATATGGATGGGGTTTACAACCGTTAAATCGTATTCGGGTCAACTCCTAATTCCCTTAGTTTTTCGGCGAGGCGATCGGTTCGCTGCTGGGCTTGCCGAGTTTCCTGCTGGGCCTGCCGAGCTTCCTGCTGGGCCTGCCCAGCAGCTTCCAGTGGTGTAGGGACTAATTGTTCGTCTGGGGTAAAGAAGCGCAGTTGAGACTCGTGAATGCCCAGATATAAATCGAGCTGTTGGCTCCAAAGCTGGCCTGCTTCGTTGGCAGAGATGGGTTCGTAAGTGCCGCCAATTAAGATGAAGCCTGCAAACTCCAGCGTGTTGGGGTCAAACCAGAAATATTCTGGCGTGCGAAACGTATCTTGATAGAGTTGCTTTTTCGTTCTCCGATCGACCTGAGCTGTACTCTCCGATAAAATCTCGACGATCGCATTGGGATATTTGCCCTCTTCCTCCCAAACCACCCAACTTTTGCGGGAGCGCCGCTCCGTGCCCAGAACAACAAAAAAGTCCGGTCCTCTAAAGTCTCTGGATTTAATTTGTTTGGGACTAAAATATATCGTCAGATTGCCAGAGGCAAAATAATCATCTCGGTCTTGCCAGAGCCAATCTAAACAGCTAATCAACAACAGCATCTGGCGTAAGTGGGCATCGCTTTCCATCGGCGGCTCGTCGCTGTATAACTCTCCCACAGGGAGACTCAAGATTTCAGGAACTTGAGGATCTTGCGTAGTCACCATAACCATTACTCTGGGAATCAATCCATTCTAAGCGATAGTTTGGCTGAGCCCCGCTGCTAATGGAACACTTGCGATCGCAGCATTCCGGCTTGTAGATCGCGTCATACAACCGTTAAATCGTACTTGGGTCAACTCCTAATTCCCTTAGCTTTTCGGCGAGGCGATCGGTTCGCTGCTGGGCTTGCCGAGTTTCCTGCTGGGCCTGCCGAGCAGCTTCCAGTGGTGTAGGGACTAATTGCCCGTCTGGG is from Synechococcus sp. PCC 7336 and encodes:
- a CDS encoding Uma2 family endonuclease, which translates into the protein MVTTQDPQVPEILSLPVGELYSDEPPMESDAHLRQMLLLISCLDWLWQDRDDYFASGNLTIYFSPKQIKSRDFRGPDFFVVLGTERRSRKSWVVWEEEGKYPNAIVEILSESTAQVDRGTKKQLYQDTFRTPEYFWFDPNTLEFAGFLLIGGTYEPISANEAGYLWSRQLDLYLGIHESQLRFFTPDEQLVPTPLEAAQQAQQEAQQIQQEAQQAQQEAQQAQQEAQQAQREAQQAQREVQQAQQRTDRLAAKLRELGLDPNTI
- a CDS encoding FAD-dependent oxidoreductase; this encodes MECIDIGWQVSLLAGLGLLLTAPLGPPVAAQTDSEPTTVECEVLIAGGGLGGVAAAYDSLRLGQQVCVTEITDWIGGQATAQGVSALDERPLQRGGATGEEHFPSGYSEFRDRIRAAYGGELNPGKCWVSVLCFSPRVGHQVLREMLQPYVESGQLQLFTDTVVASVDTDENLVTSVTAIRHIPTRPELAGGGRGNLSEYFLDWYDPAPSADWDKEEIAFVPPSDRANTAVVPWMVIDATETGELWPLADVPYLLGTDNLAAYWEPSAKSEAATPYCTQGFTYTFVMERTATPQVHIKPDFYDNPEHGRYYSFEQTRFNFANVFTYRRIRGQVAAGSIDNEVQAATIRVGDRSMQNWTWGNDWRISTPDRNFILTPAQLEASGQLEPGGWRGGLRPEALRWGEQHALGYFYWLVVGRTDFLLQDDPEFEKAYHFRHRLMQGADAPMGTASGLSKYPYIRESRRLLGRPGVGYPEGFLIYESDISVEASDLQRGRPFVFTDSLGIGQYPIDFHACVQPEDFSPDPLDIDYEGVILSYPYQIPLRALIPQKIDNLLAGAKNIAATHIAAASYRVHPVEWAIGSAAGNAAAFALAEDVFPASLVEGLPTEFEQLRSLQIQVESLDNPITFPGTSIVETDWADFR
- a CDS encoding Uma2 family endonuclease; the protein is MVTTQDPQVPEILSLPVGELYSDEPPMESDAHLRQMLLLISCLDWLWQDRDDYFASGNLTIYFSPKQIKSRDFRGPDFFVVLGTERRSRKSWVVWEEEGKYPNAIVEILSESTAQVDRRTKKQLYQDTFRTPEYFWFDPNTLEFAGFILIGGTYEPISANEAGQLWSQQLDLYLGIHESQLRFFTPDEQLVPTPLEAAGQAQQEARQAQQETRQAQQRTDRLAEKLRELGVDPNTI